In the Novosphingobium sp. 9 genome, one interval contains:
- a CDS encoding putative phage tail protein, protein MARTADDYEGAIRALLPRGRVWRAEPGSGQQSLVLALAQAWARLDAAATLLLDQSLPGSNLDLVPEWEESLALPDPCAGPNATIEQRAAQVLSRFMAGGGQNEAFFIAFAAAIGFEITISYISPFRVSVSTVETPLYDDDWLTAWIITVHSNTGGLSNDVLLCELNALKPAQTTIFIQ, encoded by the coding sequence ATGGCCCGCACAGCCGACGACTATGAAGGCGCCATCCGCGCCCTGCTCCCGCGCGGCCGCGTGTGGCGAGCCGAGCCGGGCAGCGGACAGCAATCTCTGGTCCTTGCCCTAGCGCAAGCCTGGGCCCGCCTCGATGCCGCCGCGACACTGCTGCTCGATCAGTCCCTACCGGGCAGCAATCTCGACCTCGTGCCCGAATGGGAGGAATCACTCGCCCTTCCCGATCCCTGCGCCGGGCCGAATGCCACGATCGAGCAGCGCGCAGCTCAGGTGCTTTCGAGGTTCATGGCCGGTGGTGGGCAGAACGAGGCGTTCTTCATCGCTTTCGCAGCCGCGATCGGCTTCGAGATTACCATCTCCTACATCTCGCCGTTCCGCGTGTCGGTCAGCACTGTCGAAACGCCCCTCTACGATGACGACTGGCTCACGGCCTGGATCATCACCGTGCACAGCAACACCGGCGGGCTCAGCAACGACGTGCTG
- a CDS encoding baseplate J/gp47 family protein: protein MATGDQLTIANDLAAEQPVTAVVYAVAPTPNTIDLTIAGLSDATETTKDAIDEAFAAALLATAVPGGETPLSTIEAKIAAVSGAAGFVITLITASAGGVTPGPTGNITSNAGALPVAGTITYA from the coding sequence GTGGCAACGGGAGACCAGCTGACAATCGCCAACGATCTGGCAGCCGAGCAGCCGGTCACCGCCGTGGTCTACGCCGTCGCACCGACACCCAACACCATCGACCTCACCATCGCTGGTCTATCCGACGCCACCGAGACGACAAAGGACGCGATCGACGAAGCTTTCGCCGCCGCATTGCTCGCAACGGCGGTGCCTGGCGGTGAAACGCCGCTCAGTACCATCGAGGCGAAGATTGCGGCAGTCTCGGGCGCGGCCGGTTTCGTGATCACGCTGATCACGGCGTCGGCTGGCGGCGTCACGCCCGGTCCGACCGGCAATATCACCTCCAACGCCGGCGCGCTGCCTGTCGCCGGAACGATCACGTACGCCTGA
- a CDS encoding baseplate J/gp47 family protein, with translation MPYSRPTLTTLRQQVAADIAAGLPGVNALLRYSNLTVLGDVEAALANGLYGYLDWIARQSVPFTAEDEYLEGWAALKRVTRKAAVAATGKITFNGSSGTIPAGTIVTRSDGVTFSVDADVALDAGVAIASVTATVAGASGSTVAGTTVSLNSAISGINSLGTVSVAITGGADVESDDDLRTRMIAAYSEPASGGSKSDYVNWALEISGVSRAWCEPGLYGTGTVAVLFMMDEAQVANGGFPKARTGYPVRRPADRWQRETS, from the coding sequence CTGACTACGCTGCGCCAACAGGTCGCTGCCGACATTGCGGCCGGCCTTCCCGGTGTAAATGCCCTGTTGCGCTACAGCAACCTGACGGTTCTGGGCGACGTCGAGGCGGCGCTGGCGAACGGCCTCTATGGCTATCTCGACTGGATCGCCCGGCAGTCTGTCCCGTTCACGGCCGAAGACGAATATCTGGAAGGCTGGGCAGCGCTGAAGCGCGTCACGCGCAAGGCTGCCGTGGCCGCGACCGGCAAGATCACGTTCAATGGTTCGAGCGGCACCATTCCGGCAGGGACAATCGTCACCCGCTCGGACGGCGTGACCTTCTCGGTCGATGCTGACGTCGCGCTGGATGCGGGCGTTGCGATCGCATCGGTCACCGCGACTGTCGCCGGGGCCAGCGGGAGCACCGTTGCAGGCACCACTGTCTCGCTCAACTCGGCGATATCGGGCATCAACTCGCTCGGCACGGTGAGTGTTGCCATCACCGGCGGCGCCGACGTCGAGAGCGACGATGACCTTCGCACGCGGATGATCGCAGCCTATTCCGAGCCCGCATCCGGTGGGTCGAAATCCGACTACGTGAACTGGGCGCTCGAGATCTCCGGCGTATCGCGCGCCTGGTGCGAGCCAGGCCTCTATGGCACCGGCACTGTGGCCGTCCTGTTCATGATGGATGAGGCACAGGTTGCAAACGGCGGGTTCCCCAAGGCACGAACGGGGTATCCAGTTCGGAGACCCGCGGACCGGTGGCAACGGGAGACCAGCTGA